Within the Glycine max cultivar Williams 82 chromosome 12, Glycine_max_v4.0, whole genome shotgun sequence genome, the region TTCTCCCATCATTGTTTCAATTACTTTTACTACGACTAAGGTAGCTAGTTTTAATTCcttatgcatttttttacaGGGAAGTATAACAATTGAAGGAATTATGCTTCATCCTCCTAAGCTTGAAGTAGTAGATAAATGGACTGATACTGCCTTTGAGAAGATGAAGAATCTCAGAATTCTTATTGTTCGGAATACCAAATTTTTAACAGGACCTAGTTCTCTACCGAATAAATTACAACTTCTTGATTGGATAGGATTCCCATCAGAGTCTTTTCCACCTAAATTTGATCCCAAGAATATTGTTGACTTCAAGTTATCTCATAGTTCTCTGGTATCCATAAAGCCACCTCAAAAGGTATGCATATGCACATTTGCTTTTCTGTAAGACAAACATAGTAACAAAATTGTCATTGTAACTAGTATgatctaaaatttaatatgatgaAATGCTACTAACCATtgttaatatattatgtttcaTAGGTATTTCAGAATTTGACTTTTGTCAATCTCTCCCAGTGTCATTTCATAACTAAAATACCTGACATGTTTGAAGCTAAAAACTTGAGAGTACTGACAATTGACAAATGCCCCAAATTGGAAGGGTTTCATCCATCTGCTGGACATATGCCTAACCTTGTATATTTAAGTGCATCAGAGTGCACCATGCTCACGAGTTTTGTGCCAAAAATGAATCTGCCATATCTGGAAATGCTTTCATTTAACTTTTGCAGTAAACTTCAAGAATTCCCAGAAGTAGGGGGGAAGATGGATAAGCCATTAAAGATTCACATGATAAATACTGCTATTGAGAAGTTTCCAAAGTCCATTTGTAAAGTTACAGGGCTTGAGTATGTTGACATGACAACTTGCAGGGAACTCAAAGATTTATCAAGTTTTGTGTCATTGCCAAAACTTGTCACATTAAAGATGAATGGATGTTCGCAACTTGCAGAATCATTTAAAATGTTCAGAAAGAGCCATTCTGAAGCAAATAGCTGTCCAAGTTTAAAGGCATTATATTTAAGCAAGGCTAATCTGTCACATGAGGATCTTTCCATAATTCTTGAAATATTTCCAAAATTGGAATACTTAAATGTGTCCCACAATGAATTTGAATCACTCCCAGATTGCATCAAAGGATCATTGCAGttgaaaaaacttaatttaagtTTTTGCAGGAATCTTAAGGAAATTCCAGAACTTCCATCAAGTATTCAAAGGGTAGATGCAAGATACTGTCAATCCTTAAGTACAAAGTCATCAAGCGTGCTGTTGTCTAAGGTTAACTacattctccatttttttcttcctacatTTCCTTAGTTTAATGTCTTTTTCaactgtttatatatatatatatatatatatatatatatatatatatatatatatatatatattatctactTTGACATAACCTATATATCAAACAACCCAGGTTTAAGGTTTTTAAGCATCAATGATCAAATGATCATTTTTAACTTAGTATAAGAGTTATGTTTTTCTTAAAGCTATTTGACATACAAGGTAgtctaaatatatattatttggctTAACTTCATGGTTCACTATTTTCTTGATGTCACAGATTTataaagaaagggaaaaaatacAAGTTGTGATGCCAGAAACTGAAATTCCAAAGGAGTTTGACAGTAAAGATGTCCTGCTTTTCTGGGCTCGCCGGAAGTTCCCTGttgttgcttttgtttttgttttcgaggaagtaaaaaagaatgatGATATACAGATGGATACCTCAGAATTGTTTCCTGGAGTTGTATCAGCTGAGGAGTCCTACACTGTTGGCCTGAACTTGTTTATAGACGGCAAAGAAATATGTCGCAAAGATCATCATTATTGGAGTATTGGGGATCAACATTTGTTAGTATGTGATCTACAGGTTTTGTTTAAAAATGAAGAGTGGCAGGATCTTGGAGATGACTGGAAGGCCTTTCAGATTCAATGTGAATCAACGTTGACTCTGAGTCATCAGGAAGTTTATGTGGACAAGCAGAAAACAAACACTGATGATATTCAATATATCTCTCCCAATTTAACAGGTTTGGTTCCAAAAACAAGTCCACATAAGAAAACAAGACATGGACAAAATTGTGATGTAATAGAAAAATTTGGCCAGAACTTGTTAATACAAACTACCTCTGTTGCCAACGTGTTATTGAGCTGGTGGAGGAATGCCAAGGCTGATATTAGAGGGGAAGTTTCAGCCTCTACCTATGAGGCAAGTTCACTGCAAGAACATGAAGATGTTGTCTGGGATGTGGCACAGATTTTGGAGATGCTGCTGGAGAATTTGCCCCAGCATATTACTGATTCAGAAGTTCAAAGAACAGGCCTATTGGCGGTTGAATCATTGATTGCACGGGCACAACATAAGAAGGAATACGGTCATGAGAAGTTGCACATCAATCTAACCATGCCTATTGTTCTAGTGGAATGTAGATGTCACCCTCATAAAGAATTAGAAGGAGCTCAAAACCTTCGCTATTGGGGATCTGTGGAGCTAGAAGAAGGAGACCCACGTGTGTGGAAAATTTGGAAGAGCAATGAAGCCTTCAAGGAGAGGCTAAATTACACAGTTCTGTTGAAATGTGAGCATCACtctagagaggaagcttcaaaaTCTGACCATGGGGAATCCTTGGAGGAAGAACACAAGGGTTCTGAATTACAAGCATTGATGAGGAGGATAGAAGAAGACACTATAAGGTTGAATAAGTCTTATGGAAAGTTGAAGGCATCTATTGTTCCAATGGATGTTCTAGTTTCTGACAAATATCTTCTGGAAACGGCAATCATTAGAGGACTAGAAAGATTGGGAAGGTTGGGGTCTAATTTCAACAAGACAGAATATGGAAAATTGAGGGTGGAGCATCATGCTCATAGCATTACTCATATGGAGC harbors:
- the LOC100801337 gene encoding TMV resistance protein N isoform X3, translating into MAISGYAPMFSDFSYDVFLSFSGGTSNPFVDPLCRALRDKGISIFRSEDGETRPAIEEIEKSKMVIVVFCQNYAFSTESLDELVKIREYVDNRRKQVWTIFYIVEPSDVRKQRNSYKDAMNGHEMTYGKDSEKVKAWREALTRVCDLSGIHCKDHMFEAELQKIVEAASCKLFRVPGQMNHAVGLDDHFEQVKAFIDVESNDKVGVLGIYGGGGIGKTTFAVYLYEKIRHYYFEAASFLIKVREQSKESKNHLEDLQNRLLSQLGVDTGTMIGSTNKGELEIKHRLGHRRVLLVLDDVDSKEQLELLAGKHDWFGSGSRIIITTRDEAVLDYGVKVKKYKMTELNDRHSLELFCQNAFDKPEPAKNFESISHRAIGYAKGVPLALQVIGSNLKGRSIEEWEIELGKYRKVPNAKIQGVLKLSFDSLPETEMGIFLDIACFFKGEKWNYVKRILKASDISFKVLASKCLIMVDRNDCLEMHDLIQDMGREIVRNQSPSNPGDRSRLWSHEDVLEGSITIEGIMLHPPKLEVVDKWTDTAFEKMKNLRILIVRNTKFLTGPSSLPNKLQLLDWIGFPSESFPPKFDPKNIVDFKLSHSSLVSIKPPQKVFQNLTFVNLSQCHFITKIPDMFEAKNLRVLTIDKCPKLEGFHPSAGHMPNLVYLSASECTMLTSFVPKMNLPYLEMLSFNFCSKLQEFPEVGGKMDKPLKIHMINTAIEKFPKSICKVTGLEYVDMTTCRELKDLSSFVSLPKLVTLKMNGCSQLAESFKMFRKSHSEANSCPSLKALYLSKANLSHEDLSIILEIFPKLEYLNVSHNEFESLPDCIKGSLQLKKLNLSFCRNLKEIPELPSSIQRVDARYCQSLSTKSSSVLLSKIYKEREKIQVVMPETEIPKEFDSKDVLLFWARRKFPVVAFVFVFEEVKKNDDIQMDTSELFPGVVSAEESYTVGLNLFIDGKEICRKDHHYWSIGDQHLLVCDLQVLFKNEEWQDLGDDWKAFQIQCESTLTLSHQEVYVDKQKTNTDDIQYISPNLTGLVPKTSPHKKTRHGQNCDVIEKFGQNLLIQTTSVANVLLSWWRNAKADIRGEVSASTYEASSLQEHEDVVWDVAQILEMLLENLPQHITDSEVQRTGLLAVESLIARAQHKKEYGHEKLHINLTMPIVLVECRCHPHKELEGAQNLRYWGSVELEEGDPRVWKIWKSNEAFKERLNYTVLLKCEHHSREEASKSDHGESLEEEHKGSELQALMRRIEEDTIRLNKSYGKLKASIVPMDVLVSDKYLLETAIIRGLERLGRLGSNFNKTEYGKLRVEHHAHSITHMEHELRMEQDAQSSTQNQERHELGVEHDAQSSTQEKNKLGWIRSLLGGFGRQSR
- the LOC100801337 gene encoding TMV resistance protein N isoform X1, with protein sequence MAISGYAPMFSDFSYDVFLSFSGGTSNPFVDPLCRALRDKGISIFRSEDGETRPAIEEIEKSKMVIVVFCQNYAFSTESLDELVKIREYVDNRRKQVWTIFYIVEPSDVRKQRNSYKDAMNGHEMTYGKDSEKVKAWREALTRVCDLSGIHCKDHMFEAELQKIVEAASCKLFRVPGQMNHAVGLDDHFEQVKAFIDVESNDKVGVLGIYGGGGIGKTTFAVYLYEKIRHYYFEAASFLIKVREQSKESKNHLEDLQNRLLSQLGVDTGTMIGSTNKGELEIKHRLGHRRVLLVLDDVDSKEQLELLAGKHDWFGSGSRIIITTRDEAVLDYGVKVKKYKMTELNDRHSLELFCQNAFDKPEPAKNFESISHRAIGYAKGVPLALQVIGSNLKGRSIEEWEIELGKYRKVPNAKIQGVLKLSFDSLPETEMGIFLDIACFFKGEKWNYVKRILKASDISFKVLASKCLIMVDRNDCLEMHDLIQDMGREIVRNQSPSNPGDRSRLWSHEDVLEVLKKDSVTILLSPIIVSITFTTTKVASFNSLCIFLQGSITIEGIMLHPPKLEVVDKWTDTAFEKMKNLRILIVRNTKFLTGPSSLPNKLQLLDWIGFPSESFPPKFDPKNIVDFKLSHSSLVSIKPPQKVFQNLTFVNLSQCHFITKIPDMFEAKNLRVLTIDKCPKLEGFHPSAGHMPNLVYLSASECTMLTSFVPKMNLPYLEMLSFNFCSKLQEFPEVGGKMDKPLKIHMINTAIEKFPKSICKVTGLEYVDMTTCRELKDLSSFVSLPKLVTLKMNGCSQLAESFKMFRKSHSEANSCPSLKALYLSKANLSHEDLSIILEIFPKLEYLNVSHNEFESLPDCIKGSLQLKKLNLSFCRNLKEIPELPSSIQRVDARYCQSLSTKSSSVLLSKIYKEREKIQVVMPETEIPKEFDSKDVLLFWARRKFPVVAFVFVFEEVKKNDDIQMDTSELFPGVVSAEESYTVGLNLFIDGKEICRKDHHYWSIGDQHLLVCDLQVLFKNEEWQDLGDDWKAFQIQCESTLTLSHQEVYVDKQKTNTDDIQYISPNLTGLVPKTSPHKKTRHGQNCDVIEKFGQNLLIQTTSVANVLLSWWRNAKADIRGEVSASTYEASSLQEHEDVVWDVAQILEMLLENLPQHITDSEVQRTGLLAVESLIARAQHKKEYGHEKLHINLTMPIVLVECRCHPHKELEGAQNLRYWGSVELEEGDPRVWKIWKSNEAFKERLNYTVLLKCEHHSREEASKSDHGESLEEEHKGSELQALMRRIEEDTIRLNKSYGKLKASIVPMDVLVSDKYLLETAIIRGLERLGRLGSNFNKTEYGKLRVEHHAHSITHMEHELRMEQDAQSSTQNQERHELGVEHDAQSSTQEKNKLGWIRSLLGGFGRQSR
- the LOC100801337 gene encoding TMV resistance protein N isoform X2, yielding MAISGYAPMFSDFSYDVFLSFSGGTSNPFVDPLCRALRDKGISIFRSEDGETRPAIEEIEKSKMVIVVFCQNYAFSTESLDELVKIREYVDNRRKQVWTIFYIVEPSDVRKQRNSYKDAMNGHEMTYGKDSEKVKAWREALTRVCDLSGIHCKDHMFEAELQKIVEAASCKLFRVPGQMNHAVGLDDHFEQVKAFIDVESNDKVGVLGIYGGGGIGKTTFAVYLYEKIRHYYFEAASFLIKVREQSKESKNHLEDLQNRLLSQLGVDTGTMIGSTNKGELEIKHRLGHRRVLLVLDDVDSKEQLELLAGKHDWFGSGSRIIITTRDEAVLDYGVKVKKYKMTELNDRHSLELFCQNAFDKPEPAKNFESISHRAIGYAKGVPLALQVIGSNLKGRSIEEWEIELGKYRKVPNAKIQGVLKLSFDSLPETEMGIFLDIACFFKGEKWNYVKRILKASDISFKVLASKCLIMVDRNDCLEMHDLIQDMGREIVRNQSPSNPGDRSRLWSHEDVLEVLKKDSGSITIEGIMLHPPKLEVVDKWTDTAFEKMKNLRILIVRNTKFLTGPSSLPNKLQLLDWIGFPSESFPPKFDPKNIVDFKLSHSSLVSIKPPQKVFQNLTFVNLSQCHFITKIPDMFEAKNLRVLTIDKCPKLEGFHPSAGHMPNLVYLSASECTMLTSFVPKMNLPYLEMLSFNFCSKLQEFPEVGGKMDKPLKIHMINTAIEKFPKSICKVTGLEYVDMTTCRELKDLSSFVSLPKLVTLKMNGCSQLAESFKMFRKSHSEANSCPSLKALYLSKANLSHEDLSIILEIFPKLEYLNVSHNEFESLPDCIKGSLQLKKLNLSFCRNLKEIPELPSSIQRVDARYCQSLSTKSSSVLLSKIYKEREKIQVVMPETEIPKEFDSKDVLLFWARRKFPVVAFVFVFEEVKKNDDIQMDTSELFPGVVSAEESYTVGLNLFIDGKEICRKDHHYWSIGDQHLLVCDLQVLFKNEEWQDLGDDWKAFQIQCESTLTLSHQEVYVDKQKTNTDDIQYISPNLTGLVPKTSPHKKTRHGQNCDVIEKFGQNLLIQTTSVANVLLSWWRNAKADIRGEVSASTYEASSLQEHEDVVWDVAQILEMLLENLPQHITDSEVQRTGLLAVESLIARAQHKKEYGHEKLHINLTMPIVLVECRCHPHKELEGAQNLRYWGSVELEEGDPRVWKIWKSNEAFKERLNYTVLLKCEHHSREEASKSDHGESLEEEHKGSELQALMRRIEEDTIRLNKSYGKLKASIVPMDVLVSDKYLLETAIIRGLERLGRLGSNFNKTEYGKLRVEHHAHSITHMEHELRMEQDAQSSTQNQERHELGVEHDAQSSTQEKNKLGWIRSLLGGFGRQSR